TAGTGCCCACACTGAACCTACACTTTTAGGGGAGGAGAGAAGAGTATTAAAATCCCAAGGAATGTTTTAGGAGGACTTAATATGGAAAATAAAATTTATGATGTTGTTATTATTGGAGCTGGACCCGCAGGTTTAACATCTGCACTTTATGCAGGAAGATCAAACTTGTCAGTATTAGTTATTGAAAAACCAACTGTTGGAAGCTTACTTATGGCCCACAAGATTGAAAACTATCCTGGAATTCAAGGATCACCTACTGGTAAAGATATCTATAATTTAATGAAAGAACAAACTTTAAAATTTAATGTAGAATTTGTAGATGCTACATTTTTAGGTTTTGATCTACTTGGTGAAAATAAAATAGTTAAAACTGATAAAGATAACTTTGCAGCTAAAACTGTTATTATTGCAAGTGGTTGGGCAAAAAATGGTGCTAAAAAATTACCTGGTGAAGAACAGTATTTAGGTAAAGGAGTTTCTTACTGTGCTACTTGTGATGGTGCTTTCACTAGAAATATGAGCGTTTCACTTTTCGGAAAGGGTAAAGAAATCGCTGAAGAAGCATTATTTTTAACAAAATACTCTAAAGAAATCCATATGTTTTTAACTGAAGCTTCGGATGAATCAGAGGATAAATCACTTATGGAAACTTTAAAAGCCAATGAAAAAATTAAAATGTACTATTCATCTAAACTTTTAGAAATAAAAGGTGAAGAATTTGTAGAAGAGGTAATAGCTGAGGTAGCTGGAGAAAAAATAAACTGTAAAACTCAATTTGCTTTTCTATATCTAGGAACTAAATCATTGAAAGAGCTATATGGAGAAGTGGCATCTTTAGACGAAAATGGATATCTTATAACAGATGAAGCTATGCATACTTCTATTGAGGGTATATTTGCTGCTGGAGATGTCAGATCAAAAATGATTAGACAAGTGACTACAGCAACTTCTGATGGAACAATAGCGGCACTTGAAGCTATAAAATTTGTACTTAAAAAACAAAATTTAAGAGCTCAATATAGTTAAAAACTTATAATTTTATAAAAAAAGAA
Above is a genomic segment from Cetobacterium sp. ZOR0034 containing:
- a CDS encoding NAD(P)/FAD-dependent oxidoreductase; the encoded protein is MENKIYDVVIIGAGPAGLTSALYAGRSNLSVLVIEKPTVGSLLMAHKIENYPGIQGSPTGKDIYNLMKEQTLKFNVEFVDATFLGFDLLGENKIVKTDKDNFAAKTVIIASGWAKNGAKKLPGEEQYLGKGVSYCATCDGAFTRNMSVSLFGKGKEIAEEALFLTKYSKEIHMFLTEASDESEDKSLMETLKANEKIKMYYSSKLLEIKGEEFVEEVIAEVAGEKINCKTQFAFLYLGTKSLKELYGEVASLDENGYLITDEAMHTSIEGIFAAGDVRSKMIRQVTTATSDGTIAALEAIKFVLKKQNLRAQYS